A section of the Prochlorococcus sp. MIT 1341 genome encodes:
- a CDS encoding DUF3038 domain-containing protein, giving the protein MNDVPVKSDNNVFIGPQRECSSPNQVIGRRGLERLDLLLLAIESLDFNGSEAMVFACEELGLQKLFPNRVELWKRRCHNPLRRTTRRGSLSSLESEALILLLCSMANRLYPLIHQLLSSKEPETINSQRWILMKQRLTELIKERMNPRRGGVKRLLYASDSITIHKDLVRTLALASGPGGVDRLRASLLDPTP; this is encoded by the coding sequence ATGAATGATGTTCCAGTTAAATCAGACAACAACGTCTTTATTGGGCCACAAAGGGAATGTTCTTCTCCCAACCAAGTAATTGGTAGAAGGGGATTAGAGAGGCTCGACTTACTTCTGCTTGCAATCGAATCACTAGATTTTAATGGTAGTGAGGCAATGGTTTTTGCTTGTGAGGAACTTGGGCTACAGAAATTGTTCCCTAATCGTGTTGAACTTTGGAAGCGTAGATGTCATAACCCATTAAGACGAACTACTCGAAGGGGTTCCCTTAGCTCTTTGGAGTCAGAAGCTTTAATTCTCCTTCTATGTTCAATGGCAAATCGGCTTTACCCATTAATTCATCAATTGCTCTCTTCTAAGGAACCTGAGACTATAAATTCTCAACGCTGGATTCTTATGAAACAGCGCTTGACCGAATTAATTAAAGAAAGGATGAATCCTCGTAGAGGAGGTGTGAAACGTTTGTTATATGCTTCTGATTCAATAACTATTCATAAGGATTTAGTTAGAACATTAGCTCTCGCCTCAGGTCCTGGTGGTGTTGATCGCCTTCGAGCAAGTCTCTTAGATCCAACTCCATGA
- a CDS encoding FAD-dependent monooxygenase, translating to MNVKVIGAGPTGSLLSLALSRIGSSVSLYDSSKRDALIKRNRAYALTHSSRRILEQIGIWDSLTPYLHPFSSLQLEDHGLLRNADFELNDLSLANKNFGAIGWIVDHQQLMELFFSIIADNPNINLVCGSSSSPILEDHDLVIAADGPNSSCRRSWGIPLLRIPYIQGCLVVKVVIRGGDQNKAHEILRPEGPLALLPMGGEIFQVVWSAPFALCKVRSELPAAIFLDKLACVLPYGFEPDILLDSPAAFPIQFSMALGLGSRNRFLVGESAHRFHPVGGQGLNLCWRDVHTFTELIESYNNGKIRRSSILGKYSRARLFDVLSVGLLTDLLVRIYSSRNFAAKVFRLFVIITLNRVALIRRLLLHFMTDGLTKRVKVL from the coding sequence TTGAATGTCAAGGTTATTGGAGCAGGCCCCACTGGCTCACTTCTTTCTCTTGCATTATCGAGGATTGGATCATCCGTAAGTCTATATGATTCTTCTAAGAGGGATGCATTGATTAAAAGGAATAGGGCTTATGCTCTTACGCATTCTTCAAGAAGAATTCTTGAACAAATAGGAATATGGGACTCTCTTACTCCTTATCTTCACCCATTTAGTTCTCTACAACTAGAAGATCATGGACTGCTACGCAATGCTGATTTTGAGCTAAATGATCTATCTCTAGCGAATAAGAATTTTGGGGCCATTGGATGGATTGTTGATCATCAACAATTAATGGAACTCTTCTTTTCAATTATTGCTGATAATCCCAATATAAATCTTGTATGTGGAAGTTCCTCTAGCCCAATTTTAGAGGATCATGATTTAGTTATAGCTGCAGATGGCCCCAATTCCTCATGTCGAAGAAGTTGGGGAATTCCACTTCTCAGAATTCCTTATATACAGGGGTGCTTAGTTGTAAAGGTCGTAATAAGAGGTGGCGATCAAAATAAGGCTCATGAGATTCTTAGGCCTGAGGGTCCATTGGCACTTTTACCAATGGGGGGAGAAATTTTCCAGGTTGTATGGAGTGCTCCGTTTGCCCTATGCAAGGTCCGTTCAGAACTGCCCGCTGCAATTTTTCTAGACAAGTTGGCTTGTGTTTTGCCTTATGGATTTGAACCTGACATCCTGTTAGATAGCCCTGCAGCTTTTCCAATACAATTTTCCATGGCTTTAGGCCTTGGTTCCCGCAATAGATTTTTAGTAGGAGAATCTGCACATCGTTTCCACCCTGTCGGAGGACAAGGTTTAAATCTTTGTTGGAGAGACGTTCACACTTTTACGGAACTTATAGAGAGCTATAACAATGGGAAAATAAGACGATCATCAATTTTAGGAAAATATTCTCGAGCCCGTTTATTTGATGTTTTATCTGTAGGCCTATTAACAGATCTCCTCGTAAGGATTTATTCGAGTCGAAATTTTGCTGCAAAAGTTTTTAGACTTTTTGTTATTATTACACTTAATCGGGTAGCTCTAATAAGACGACTCTTGTTGCACTTCATGACTGATGGCCTTACCAAAAGAGTAAAAGTCTTGTAA
- the dapB gene encoding 4-hydroxy-tetrahydrodipicolinate reductase: MTTNLMKSIPVIVAGALGRMGAEVIKAVHASKSCHLVGAIETAKEKEGNDVGLELGLEALELPLTTDFEGCLCAISQSSSSSGTGSSPVLVDFTHPSVVYEHTRAAIAYGIHPVIGTTGLSSEEINDLIEFSEKASIGGAIIPNFSVGMVLLQQAAAAAARFYDHVELTELHHNMKADAPSGTCIKTAEFLEELGKDFNHPQIEENESLVGSRGGLRESGLRIHSVRLPGLVAHQEVLFGAEGETYTLRHDTIDRSAYMPGVLLVIRKVESLGGVVYGLERIL; this comes from the coding sequence ATGACAACAAATCTGATGAAATCCATTCCAGTTATTGTCGCTGGAGCGCTAGGTCGTATGGGAGCTGAGGTTATTAAGGCTGTCCATGCCTCGAAAAGTTGTCATTTAGTTGGTGCAATAGAAACAGCAAAGGAAAAGGAAGGCAACGATGTAGGTCTGGAATTGGGACTTGAAGCTTTGGAATTACCTTTGACGACAGATTTTGAAGGTTGTCTGTGCGCAATAAGTCAGTCATCAAGTTCTTCTGGAACTGGATCTAGTCCCGTTCTTGTTGATTTCACCCATCCAAGTGTTGTTTATGAACACACAAGAGCTGCAATTGCTTATGGGATTCATCCAGTTATAGGCACTACAGGCCTTTCCTCAGAAGAAATAAATGATCTAATAGAGTTTTCAGAAAAAGCTTCTATTGGTGGTGCAATTATCCCTAATTTTTCAGTAGGAATGGTTTTGCTACAGCAAGCTGCCGCTGCTGCTGCTCGGTTTTATGACCATGTTGAATTAACTGAACTTCATCACAATATGAAGGCAGATGCTCCAAGTGGCACATGTATTAAAACAGCTGAGTTCTTAGAAGAATTAGGAAAAGATTTTAATCATCCTCAGATTGAAGAAAACGAGTCTTTGGTAGGTAGTCGGGGAGGTTTAAGGGAAAGTGGATTAAGAATTCACTCTGTTCGATTACCAGGCCTGGTCGCTCATCAGGAGGTTTTGTTTGGAGCTGAAGGGGAAACTTACACACTCAGGCATGACACTATTGATAGATCTGCTTATATGCCAGGTGTATTGCTTGTTATTCGAAAAGTTGAGTCTTTAGGAGGTGTTGTTTATGGACTTGAACGAATTCTTTGA
- a CDS encoding DUF4335 domain-containing protein codes for MTNMFKKAFRYDQTSVRLEIEGFPDTSLGQHEGQIGIISSWKLELVGSADLEGKREHLQEMMLRVLPYARYLLSGVRRSFGDEKSTVQICSHDQIHQLLLRSSQPGVDPLMLYLDDAELSDLVRCLDELRMDSRVIIPWDVPIQAPLSRKELVDRIPLFQRLSPPFLGGTALLLATFVTLLLSVELTPETKRLDGTSSPVNKEEKVFSR; via the coding sequence ATGACAAACATGTTTAAGAAGGCTTTTCGCTACGATCAAACATCAGTAAGGCTTGAGATTGAAGGATTCCCTGATACATCATTAGGTCAACATGAGGGTCAAATTGGAATCATTTCTTCTTGGAAGCTTGAATTAGTTGGGAGTGCTGATTTAGAAGGTAAGCGAGAGCATCTTCAAGAAATGATGCTTAGGGTTTTACCTTATGCAAGGTATTTGCTTTCTGGTGTTAGAAGGTCTTTTGGCGATGAAAAAAGTACAGTTCAAATTTGCTCTCATGATCAAATACATCAGCTCCTTTTAAGAAGTAGTCAACCCGGTGTTGACCCTCTTATGCTTTATCTTGACGATGCCGAACTTTCAGATTTAGTTAGGTGTTTAGATGAATTAAGAATGGATTCTAGGGTAATTATTCCTTGGGATGTTCCTATTCAAGCTCCGCTTTCCCGTAAGGAACTTGTTGATCGTATTCCCCTTTTTCAAAGGCTTAGCCCTCCGTTCCTTGGCGGAACAGCCTTGTTACTTGCAACATTTGTTACCCTTCTACTCTCCGTTGAGTTAACTCCAGAAACTAAACGACTTGATGGAACCTCCAGTCCGGTTAATAAAGAGGAAAAAGTTTTTTCACGTTAA
- a CDS encoding DUF2949 domain-containing protein: MVISSHAQPIASPKLLKFLQQKLGLSEKAINLGLRQSEMEQAPLPVVLWTFGLLSLSQYQQVLDWEAEQD; this comes from the coding sequence ATGGTTATTAGTAGTCATGCCCAACCCATCGCTTCACCGAAGCTGCTTAAATTTCTTCAGCAGAAACTTGGCTTAAGCGAGAAGGCAATTAATCTTGGTTTACGTCAATCCGAGATGGAGCAGGCGCCATTGCCTGTTGTCCTTTGGACTTTTGGCTTGCTTAGCCTTTCCCAATATCAGCAAGTCTTAGATTGGGAAGCAGAGCAGGACTAA
- a CDS encoding class I SAM-dependent methyltransferase, translated as MKRIPEPPLMENPLQAKVYAEADFSNTDFLFLARLEELLLKNSRNPGPKSVIMDLGCGPGNITERLAARWPMAKVIGVDGSEAMLSIARERQLKSSKVIQKIDYRNIFLSFEKIRKSTFSATANILVSNSLLHHYPDPAAFWEVIKTLSSSGAYVFHRDLVRPSHEEQILLLQKKYLPDCHYILKSDYLASLRASFTLDEVKEQLLVHGLEKLEVIISGDRYLEVFGQL; from the coding sequence ATGAAGCGTATACCTGAACCGCCACTTATGGAAAACCCTTTGCAGGCAAAGGTTTATGCAGAAGCTGATTTTAGTAATACAGATTTCTTGTTTTTGGCTCGTTTAGAGGAGCTTTTGCTCAAAAACTCTAGAAACCCAGGTCCCAAGAGCGTAATTATGGATTTAGGTTGTGGACCGGGAAATATTACAGAGCGTCTTGCTGCTAGATGGCCTATGGCCAAAGTCATAGGTGTAGATGGCTCTGAAGCGATGCTTTCAATTGCAAGGGAACGACAGTTGAAGTCTTCAAAAGTTATTCAAAAAATAGATTATAGAAATATATTCCTTTCATTTGAGAAAATAAGAAAATCTACTTTCAGTGCCACTGCAAACATTCTTGTAAGTAATAGTCTTCTTCATCATTATCCAGATCCAGCTGCTTTTTGGGAGGTTATAAAAACGCTTTCGTCTTCGGGCGCATATGTTTTTCATCGAGATTTAGTTAGACCATCTCACGAAGAACAAATCCTTTTATTACAGAAGAAATATCTTCCAGATTGCCACTACATACTTAAAAGTGATTATTTGGCTTCTTTACGCGCCTCCTTTACACTGGATGAGGTGAAAGAACAGCTCCTGGTGCACGGCTTAGAGAAGCTTGAGGTCATTATTTCAGGTGATCGCTATCTAGAAGTTTTTGGGCAATTATAA
- the nrdJ gene encoding ribonucleoside-triphosphate reductase, adenosylcobalamin-dependent — MTITSNRPEIKTSTLGPEKNLAEFPLTAPAANPVFYRTYSRRLTSGRESWDEVGLRNLEGLRKLGNLSEEEISLMARMQSEKKALPSGRWLWIGGTPWIGKEENFSGAYNCTSTNLVDWEAFALMMDLAMMGCGTGAIIEPHLIEKLPVIINPIEIRSVSEIGITDKDKRKEKTTHQIVDNSVYIKVGDSRRGWVDSYQYLLNLCSDKRFNGNKISVDIDLKDVRPVGETLKGFGGMANPVKLKDLYSRIAKLLSKAVGRKLTSVECCLLIDEAAVTIVAGNIRRSAGMRQFSAEDNFAADSKENLWQQDSEGNWRIDPERDALRMANHTRVYHTKPNKEAVLKAVKKQFQSGEGAIQFAPEAIARSNSDLLTTPDLHKEFVDIYCEQGKDEASKWLETNFGPISKPELEHRLSRYGLNPCGEILGADFHCNLAEVHLNQIDPSDKEGQADAFKAAALSVACLLNHRFEVERYRQSRAWDPIVGVSFTGLFDFFVHAFGTQWLTWWEAGRPENEEGKYFKKQESAFLQSWKNTVNSTVWSYCDKHGLRRPNRCTTVQPAGTKSLLTGAAPGWHPPKAQRFLRRITFRKNDPVAMACMDYGYNVVPSQSDKDADGRLLDNPFDPRCTEWLVEIPTEVSWANLPGADLVDINNFSALAQFDFYMQVQSNYTEHNTSATIEFRENEIEGLADAIHNTIDKGKGYISAALLARFDANATFPRLPFEPIDAKKYEELQSEVIKRRVSNSFFDALNRYDIGELTEAGPAGCDSDKCLLPLEKPTK, encoded by the coding sequence GTGACCATTACCTCAAACAGACCAGAAATAAAGACCTCAACACTTGGTCCTGAAAAAAACCTAGCTGAATTCCCTCTAACCGCACCAGCCGCAAACCCCGTTTTTTATCGGACATATAGTCGTCGATTAACATCTGGTAGAGAAAGCTGGGATGAGGTTGGTTTACGTAATCTCGAAGGTCTTAGGAAACTAGGAAACCTTAGTGAAGAAGAAATAAGTCTTATGGCCAGAATGCAATCAGAGAAGAAAGCTTTACCTTCCGGCAGATGGCTATGGATTGGCGGTACTCCCTGGATTGGAAAAGAAGAAAATTTCTCTGGCGCATATAACTGCACATCTACCAATCTTGTTGATTGGGAAGCCTTTGCACTCATGATGGACCTAGCAATGATGGGATGCGGTACAGGAGCAATAATTGAACCACACCTTATAGAAAAGCTTCCTGTTATTATCAATCCAATAGAAATAAGGTCAGTTTCGGAGATAGGTATTACAGATAAAGATAAACGTAAAGAGAAAACAACACACCAAATAGTCGACAACTCTGTATATATAAAAGTTGGAGATAGTCGAAGAGGTTGGGTAGATAGCTATCAATACCTACTTAATCTTTGCAGTGACAAAAGATTTAATGGTAACAAGATTTCTGTAGACATTGACCTGAAAGATGTAAGACCCGTTGGAGAGACCTTAAAAGGGTTTGGTGGAATGGCTAATCCAGTAAAACTAAAAGATCTCTACTCCCGAATCGCAAAACTACTTTCCAAAGCAGTTGGCCGAAAACTTACTTCTGTTGAATGTTGTCTTTTAATTGATGAGGCAGCCGTAACAATCGTTGCTGGCAATATCAGAAGAAGTGCAGGAATGAGACAGTTCTCCGCCGAAGACAATTTTGCAGCAGATTCAAAAGAAAACCTTTGGCAACAGGATAGTGAAGGAAATTGGAGGATAGATCCCGAAAGAGACGCGTTAAGAATGGCCAACCACACAAGGGTGTACCACACAAAACCTAATAAAGAAGCAGTATTGAAAGCTGTTAAAAAGCAATTCCAGTCTGGTGAAGGTGCTATTCAATTTGCCCCTGAAGCGATAGCTCGCTCCAACTCTGACTTATTAACAACACCTGATCTCCATAAAGAGTTTGTCGATATTTACTGTGAGCAAGGAAAAGATGAAGCTAGTAAATGGCTTGAAACTAATTTTGGCCCTATATCAAAACCTGAACTTGAGCACAGGCTTAGTAGATATGGGCTAAATCCCTGTGGAGAAATTCTTGGTGCCGACTTTCATTGCAATTTAGCTGAGGTTCACCTTAACCAAATCGATCCATCAGACAAAGAAGGTCAAGCAGATGCATTTAAAGCTGCTGCACTCTCAGTCGCTTGCCTTCTAAATCACAGATTTGAAGTTGAAAGATATAGACAAAGTAGAGCATGGGATCCAATTGTAGGGGTTAGCTTTACTGGACTTTTCGACTTTTTTGTACATGCCTTTGGTACACAATGGCTTACCTGGTGGGAAGCAGGCAGACCAGAGAATGAGGAAGGAAAATATTTCAAAAAACAAGAGTCTGCTTTTCTCCAGAGTTGGAAAAACACTGTCAATTCAACAGTCTGGAGCTATTGCGACAAACATGGACTTCGCAGACCAAATAGGTGCACAACCGTTCAACCTGCTGGCACAAAAAGCCTTCTAACTGGTGCTGCCCCTGGCTGGCATCCACCAAAAGCTCAACGGTTTCTAAGACGTATAACATTCCGCAAAAATGATCCAGTTGCGATGGCATGCATGGATTACGGATACAACGTTGTACCTTCTCAATCTGACAAAGATGCTGATGGCAGACTCCTTGACAATCCTTTTGATCCCAGATGCACTGAATGGCTTGTAGAGATTCCAACAGAAGTAAGTTGGGCAAATTTACCAGGTGCAGATTTGGTCGATATAAATAACTTCTCTGCTCTTGCACAATTTGATTTCTACATGCAGGTACAAAGTAATTACACTGAACATAACACTTCCGCAACAATAGAGTTTAGAGAAAATGAAATAGAAGGACTTGCAGATGCAATACACAACACAATTGATAAAGGAAAAGGTTATATTTCGGCAGCTCTTCTAGCAAGATTCGATGCAAATGCAACATTTCCAAGACTTCCCTTTGAACCAATAGATGCAAAAAAATATGAAGAGCTTCAATCCGAAGTAATCAAGAGAAGAGTAAGCAATAGTTTCTTTGACGCCCTAAATAGATACGACATTGGAGAACTCACTGAAGCGGGTCCAGCCGGATGTGATTCTGACAAATGTCTATTGCCATTAGAAAAGCCGACAAAGTAA